The following nucleotide sequence is from Gasterosteus aculeatus chromosome 5, fGasAcu3.hap1.1, whole genome shotgun sequence.
TGCCATGAATCACGCATCAAAACCAAATTGCATGCCTCTGTTTCATGCACTTTTTGATAATTTCTTCACTGTTGAGGAGTGTCAGAATGCAGCTCACTGGGAAGAACCCAGTAGTAGAAGAATCCAAGTAAAAACGAAAgctccgaataagatatgaaccaaggccatgaacaggagtcctttgttttgaagcttctacgagatcgagtcaaccgctctcccttctcagtgcgcagctgcaaagcaacattttgtatcatgctgctccttggacttcagggtcaaatacaggacacttgagacacggccttagcacaaaacaatgttataatatattttaccactacatgcatctcacaacactCACAAGTAAATATGGCGGCAAACAACCACACATACATGCCAAAACCTGCTAGAAGGGGATGTCTTatttaattcatctgttgagtTGCAgttgtcacgacctggctctttgggccatgacaagattggagttacactggtttccgaggtgtaacattctttatttaacacacaaaacaacgaaaaaccataaccattccagatgggatgcgaatgtcagtattatcagtagtgtaggatgtgcatgagggtaaagtgtaaatggtgggtgttgtccagggcatttaacccaaaggaaaaccggattcaacaggcggctgccctaccacaccggacgtctgctggagagaggagagagcgacagaatcaatgaatgaacacagggctttctaatctcagggcacctggcccaggtgccttcaatcaccaaatctcattggaaggctgctgcctccacagcaggggtcgtcacacAGTTGATTGGATCTGTCTTTTGAATACAACTAATAGCCATATTTAAATATAGTCAGATTTGGTGtcagtatttttacttttttatttttatttttagtatttGCATTGGAAAGCATAGAATTGCTGCAGCTGTTAGGCATTAAAGTGCTaatttattgtcttttatatAGCGCCATTAACACCATGCTGATGCCAACAATACATCCTACTTTCACCACACCTTTAGCAAGGCCAGACCACCAACTGCTCTCAAtcggtgtctcctctgtctgaTCCGTCTGTGACAGATATTGGTCATTGGTCTGTTCAAGTCGTTCAACTTGACTCTGAAGGTTGATGTGGTCCCTCTCAGCGATCAGGATCTGGTTCTTCATAGTTCGGTGTTCCTCAACTAGCATTTCAACATCTGCCTCCAGTTTAGAAAGCCTTGCCTGATTCAGATTTTTCTCAGAAATGTCTTCATTCTTGCGAAGCAAAGATGTTCCCGGTTGCAGATCAGTTTCTTTGGATTTCCCCAATAGACGCTTCAGTCCACGGGATTGTGCCTTTGCCATGTCGCTTGGAAGTCTTCAAACGCCTCCACTCGGATGGATGTCCAAAGTACGAATGCACCCAATATCCATTCTGGAGCCTTGAGAACTCTTTGACGCAGGCCGTGACGCAGGCCATGACGCATTCCCTTTCATCTTTGCGTGACGTCATAACATTCTATGCGCCACCTGTTTTTCCATCCAGCTTCGGAGACGTGTGGACCGAATGCGTCACAGGTTAAGTCACGTGACGTTGGTGTCTAACGCGCTGGCAAACGTTCACGTTAACGGCGGCTCGGGTATCTGCATCCGACCCTCGGAAAGTAACTACGAAAGCCTTTCAATCTTCACCAGTGTTTAAGAGTCTAAACTCTCCGTAAGATATCGGTCTAAACTTTAGACCCAAATCTTACGGAGGTTGTGGCGATTTTATCAATAATTTAGACTTCAAATGATGTACTTAAATAGTCCAACGTGAGCTCAGGTTCGTTTTTGTGTGcaggatttccatccaataCATATGTGTAGACCTAACTAAATCTAAGAACATTGAGGAAATAGGATTAAATTGATTTAGTCCAACTCATTTTGATCAAAATCATCTCAAATGAATAGATTGATCAAATATAAAAGAATTTTGTCCGTTGAAATCAATCTGTCAAATCTTGTACAGATCTTATAAGTATGTTGTATATACAACATCTAAATGACACAATTGTGTCATTTAGATTCTTGGTGAACTCTTATTACCCTTTCCCTTTTATTAAATGATAACGCATGCACAAACCCATGCTAGCCTGCACAGCTGTCCTCGAGCCCCAGAGATCCTCGTTGCTTCTCAGTGATTCGCCTCGCCGTCTCCACATAGACAATGTAGACATAACAATAGACAATGTGATATGCTGCACAGGGGTAGAAAGCAGGGGCGATGCCTTTAGCTGGACACAGAGCGGCGCAAGAGTCTCAGAAATGCTGGTTTCATTTTGGAGGTGAGGCGCTCAGTGACGCGCAGATCGGATCCCCCTGATATTATCATGTCGTACCCCATTAAACGTGCAATAGTTGGTAATATAGACATTGGCGCATAACATATAGAAGACACTCGCGAAATCGGTCCAATAAAGTACAAGCTTttgtaacaaataaaataaatactccttTAAATTGCAAAACAGTCTGTAATTGAATTGCGTATTGGGCCCTTCTCGTGCATGTATTTAAGATGCGAATCTCCTCTATTGTCATAAGTATCGACCAACAGCCGACTGACGTTGTCCCGATTCAGCAGCTGAAATAACAGTAATTcactgcggtcaactcagccGACGCTTGAATATTAGTGCACGTATATGCTGACAATTACGGTGTTGAACACGTAACCGGGGAAAAGACCATTTAAATAGCAAATTCcgtaataattatataattgcaatttcaaaaacaccatttctccatatttgagctgcaataaaaacagatttatcatTAGTTCCAACTAAGGCAAGACCATGACTgtggtcccctgctggagctgttgcctaACGTTTTTTGGGATGACTAAAAGTAGAAAATGcctttcctgctgaaaatgcgttggaatgcaaaaagctgaaatgaaattacagaaagttgaagggaattttaatacatttgctgaaattacagatattagaaaaagcagaaataaaaacagctaaaatgaatttgaaaaattgcaaaaaatacagaaatgaatattaaaacatttctgttaatacaggcataataaaagctttattttatagaaattattttaaacaaatatcAAACATCTCCAAACATGGAGAAACTGTCTTTTTGAACGTGCAattagggcttttactttggagaaatctttttttgtatggcagttcaaactttgagaaatggtgtttttgaaCTTGAAAAAATAGCTTTAACTTtaaagaaatctccaaatctgtaaGGTACAGATGTTTCAAATTCAGcatggtagtagtcagagaggtccttaacacaggtacattgGTCTTGGCCTCGAACTATtgggaaatctgttttttttgcagctcaAATGGTGTTTTTGAAATTTCAATTACAGGGCTTTCCTTTTTACTAGAGACATCTCAATTTTTATTATACAAAGATTTCTTTTATTGTACACGAGTATTCCTGTACACACATAGTTCTATCGTTGCCTCGAATTTTCTATTTAAATATCCTTTTTTCGGGTTACTTGTTCAATACCGTAAGTGTCAGCATATACGTGCACTAAAATTCAAGCGTCGACTGAGTTGACCAAGGAAATCCAAGTGTCGGCTGGATTAGATTGACCAGTGGgcgaatttcatttttttaatatccaAAATTGCTGTCGCTGTCCCGCTGCAGCATCAGTCCGAACAGTGACAAAGTTACAGTCGTTTGCATTGAGGTCCTGGTTTTCCAGATGATGCGTTTTCAGTATGTAGGGTAAAGCCCAATTAAAGTGAGACCAGCTTCAGGCTAACTAATCCAAATGATGTCAGTTATCTCCTTCACCTGCAAGCAGTCACCAGCTGCTCTGTGCGGCCATTCGCATGCTATTAGATGGAGCTCCAGCGTTCAGTAAACAAATGCGTTATAATGATTACGGTTTGTGAAATTGGTAAACAGAAATTAGATTTTTGTAGCAAACATATTAGTCTGTCCTGTTCTTGGTCAATACACCTGGAAGCATCCAGGATGAAGACTAGCTGACTAAGTATTATGGTCGCGCCAATCTGTAGGAATACAAAAGCTTTGCTGCCAATTAAGTTTTTGTCACGGAAATTCTCCAGCTCAGCCCTCTGGGTTTCAAAAATGTGTCAGTAGATACGTACGTGTATGTGTCCAAAAATAACCTGACCTCAGCCAATCAGGAATGGGAAGGCCGGACAACGACACAGGTTTGACTTGTTCAGTCAGTgtggtgaaaagaaaagttgtaTCGAGCGATGGAGAGGAaaagatttgaagaaaaaaaacaaaaaagacttttttttGGACTGTATATTTCTGCCCGAGTGCCAGTAGGTTTCCACTCCGGCTGTCCGTTGACTAAAAAGGCCGTGTGTAAGAGACGGTCAGGTCTTCAAAGGTAAGGAAAGGAGGCGCAGTATTTTTGGACGGGGTCTAATTTCACACATGACTTCTGTAACCAATAGCAGCCGTGAACAGCTTTGAGGTGAAAGGCTCTCTTGTTGAGTCTTTGAAACATGGCTCTCAGTTGGCTCTTCGAATCGTTAATTGTCCGGTATGCAAACGTTGAGATAGCAAGGTTTCCTTTCCGTCCAGGCTCCTACTTTCTCGTCGACTGCCAAGAGGTTATTCTTCACAAAAAGGCTCCAGAGCTTGAATTTAAACAAAGCTGAACACAATCCTCAGGCTGGATCGAACTTATTTTCCCTGCTACCACGCCAGCGTTCCTGGACCATGGCCACGTGCCTCGACTTCCAAGTTCACGCTGCTTGTGTCAGCGAGGTGGATTATCTGGAGAGTCCTCGCGCAGTACCGGAGGTGGTCGCCTTGCCCGACACTGATCCGCTGACCGCGGAGTCTTTCTGTCAGTGTGACCGACAAGAAGAGCTCAGCAGCGACTGCGtctgcggggaggaggaggaggaggagcaggaggaggatgaggagggtgaGAGTGCTGAGAAACACCGCATGAGCACGGCAGGAAACACGGGACATTTCAATGAACGAAGGATGAAATCTACTGCAGATCCGTCCGTCCGTGCGTTTCTGTCCCCAGGTTTTGAGTGGGAGTGGGACGAGTGCTTTGCGTCTTCAGGGGCCCGTCTCAGCTGTGGCAACAGGAAGGTGAGCTTTCACCCAGACTACAGCTGTGGCACGGCGGCCATCCGCGGCACCAAGGAGCTCACAGACGGCCAGCACTTCTGGGAAGTCAAGATGACCTCGCCCGTCTATGGAACCGACATGGTGGGTAGCTTTCGTCCGAGTCTCCGCTTGGGTTTTGGAGTTGTCGCGTGGCGATCTGGAACGAGGGCCACCGACATGTTTTGATCGGGTTTTTGCCGCTTTCTCGCTGCAGATGGTGGGAATTGGAACTGCAGAGGTGAATATTGAGAAGTTCAATTTTAGCTTCGGCAGCCTTCTGGGCCACGATGAAGACAGTTGGGGACTCTCCTACACAGGTGAAAGGGACGGAATGCAAGTTTGAAATGTACCATGAATGATCAGAGATATGAGACTTTTCCCCAGTTTAAAGAAGAAAGAGTTGAATATACAACCAATCAGTAGAAGGCATAGAAGTCTGTTGTATACATTAATATAACACACGTGCCTTTATTCATGATGGTTCTATAAATGCATGTCCCTGATCATACCTCACGTAAGTAGAATTTGAAATGCATGTAAACTGACAACCCCTGACTAAAGTGACTTATGTTAAGCATAACAAGCGCAATGTTCAGTGCTTGACAATAACCAGGACAGAACAACCAACAAACTGCACAATTAACTTCCTCCGtcacagaaaataaatgctACATGCTGTTTCTTCTCTTAATCTGTGTAAAAGGACTTCTCCAGCACAAAGGGGACAAAGTGAAGTTCTCGTCCCGGTTTGGCCAGGGCTC
It contains:
- the spsb3b gene encoding SPRY domain-containing SOCS box protein 3 isoform X2, coding for MATCLDFQVHAACVSEVDYLESPRAVPEVVALPDTDPLTAESFCQCDRQEELSSDCVCGEEEEEEQEEDEEGFEWEWDECFASSGARLSCGNRKVSFHPDYSCGTAAIRGTKELTDGQHFWEVKMTSPVYGTDMMVGIGTAEVNIEKFNFSFGSLLGHDEDSWGLSYTGLLQHKGDKVKFSSRFGQGSIIGVHLDTWHGTLTFYKNRRCVGVAATRLQNKKFYPMVCSTAAKSSMKVIRACWTPTSLQYLCCARLRQTLPCRPDVLDAVELPPGLRSVLRWRLGWVFSLGGGPGASERREDPPGDSRQETGPPTEARARGPAPSACASPFLDGVRYDCRTSPRTIPCTWHNPPGGEYDSCSSEPEDYQSKRGRWA
- the spsb3b gene encoding SPRY domain-containing SOCS box protein 3 isoform X1 is translated as MATCLDFQVHAACVSEVDYLESPRAVPEVVALPDTDPLTAESFCQCDRQEELSSDCVCGEEEEEEQEEDEEGESAEKHRMSTAGNTGHFNERRMKSTADPSVRAFLSPGFEWEWDECFASSGARLSCGNRKVSFHPDYSCGTAAIRGTKELTDGQHFWEVKMTSPVYGTDMMVGIGTAEVNIEKFNFSFGSLLGHDEDSWGLSYTGLLQHKGDKVKFSSRFGQGSIIGVHLDTWHGTLTFYKNRRCVGVAATRLQNKKFYPMVCSTAAKSSMKVIRACWTPTSLQYLCCARLRQTLPCRPDVLDAVELPPGLRSVLRWRLGWVFSLGGGPGASERREDPPGDSRQETGPPTEARARGPAPSACASPFLDGVRYDCRTSPRTIPCTWHNPPGGEYDSCSSEPEDYQSKRGRWA